One window of the Hoplias malabaricus isolate fHopMal1 chromosome Y, fHopMal1.hap1, whole genome shotgun sequence genome contains the following:
- the LOC136678422 gene encoding uncharacterized protein has translation MIPVYSSSLLFCFSGWSQFRTAVLHPSVPLLHVNTTRVSADTDPATTLTAGPTKEDPTSADAKRAPPRPTRPRQPPQQQALPKRSPTRPQETPHQQAPLKRAPPRPTRPQLLPQQQAFPKRAPPWPTRPWQPPPQRAPPKMAPPRPRQPPQTEGPTEEGSTTASAAPAATPATSDPTEEVPTTANGAPAATPTAGPADECSTTTADPTAEGSTTANAALAAPPTEVPAEERFTAANAAPAATPTEGPPEKGSTAASTSLAATPTADPPRW, from the exons ATGATTCCG GTTTACTCCTCCAGCCTCCTGTTCTGCTTCTCGGGCTGGAGCCAGTTCAGAACAGCTGTGCTGCACCCCTCCGTCCCTCTCCTCCACGTAAACACCACCAGAGTGTCGGCCGACACGGACCCGGCAACCACCCTAACAGCAGGCCCCACCAAAGAGGATCCTACTTCAGCCGAcgcgaagagggctccaccgcgaccgacgcggccccggcagccaccccaacagcagGCCCTGCCGAAGAGGTCTCCAACGCGGCCCCAGGAGACACCCCATCAGCAGGCCCCGctgaagagggctccaccacggccgacgcggccccagcttctaccccaacagcaggcctttccgaagagggctccaccatgGCCGACTCGACCCTGGCAGCCACCCCCACAGAGGGCTCCGCCAAAGATGGCTCCACcacggccccggcagccaccccaaacAGAGGGCCCCAcggaagagggctccaccaccgccagcgcggccccagcagccaccccagcaACATCGGACCCCACGGAAGAGGTCCCCACCACAGCCAACGGGGCCCCGGCAGCAaccccaacagcaggccccgCTGATGAGTGCTCCACCACAACAGCGGACCCCACCGCAGAGGGCTCTACCACGGCCAACGCGGCCCTGGCAGCTCCCCCAACAGAGGTCCCCGCCGAAGAGCGCTTCACTGCGGCcaacgcggccccggcagccaccccaacagagggccccCCCGAAAAAGGCTCCACCGCGGCCAGCACGTCCctggcagccaccccaacagcggACCCCCCCCGGTGGTGA